From one Paenibacillus terrae HPL-003 genomic stretch:
- a CDS encoding cation:dicarboxylate symporter family transporter translates to MKKLGLAWQIFIGLALGIAVGAIFYGNPLVTAILTPIGDVFIRLIKMIVLPIVISSLVVGIAGSGDMKKLGKIGFKTILYFEIITTIAIILGLFAGNIFKPGLGIDMSHLTKTDIHQYVNTAENASHSMADTFVNIVPTNIVQAMGNGDLLAIIFFSVLFGVGISVIGEKGKPVIHFLEAVSETMFWMTNQIMKLAPLGVFALIGVTVAKFGISSLIPLGKLVIVLYLSMFVFVYVISGIVAKMCGTSIVKILKLLKDEIILAFSTASSEAVLPKLMHKMEQFGCPKAIVSFVVPTGYTFNLCGSALYQSLATLFIVQMYGIDLPILSQISIVVILMLTSKGMAGVSGASLVVLLATVNSVGLPVEGVALIAGIDRILDMARTVVNVVGNALATVVISKWEGQFDHGKSDRLK, encoded by the coding sequence ATGAAAAAATTAGGACTAGCATGGCAAATATTCATCGGACTGGCTCTAGGCATTGCAGTGGGTGCCATTTTCTACGGAAATCCTCTAGTAACGGCGATTTTGACGCCGATTGGTGATGTATTTATCCGTCTTATTAAAATGATTGTTTTGCCTATTGTCATTTCCTCTCTGGTAGTAGGCATAGCCGGCTCTGGAGATATGAAAAAATTGGGGAAGATAGGCTTTAAAACGATTCTGTATTTTGAAATTATAACTACTATAGCAATAATTTTAGGTTTGTTCGCAGGAAATATTTTCAAACCAGGATTAGGCATTGATATGTCGCATCTGACCAAAACTGATATACACCAATATGTAAATACCGCAGAAAACGCTAGTCACAGTATGGCTGACACGTTTGTTAATATCGTTCCGACAAACATCGTTCAAGCTATGGGTAACGGTGATTTGCTAGCCATCATTTTCTTCTCTGTACTGTTTGGGGTCGGTATTTCTGTAATTGGTGAAAAGGGTAAACCGGTGATTCATTTTTTGGAAGCCGTCTCTGAAACGATGTTCTGGATGACCAATCAGATCATGAAATTGGCCCCTCTCGGTGTGTTTGCTTTGATTGGTGTTACCGTTGCTAAATTTGGTATTTCCTCTTTAATACCGCTTGGCAAACTGGTAATTGTACTCTATTTGTCCATGTTTGTGTTTGTGTATGTCATATCAGGCATAGTAGCAAAAATGTGCGGCACCAGCATTGTGAAAATTTTAAAATTATTGAAGGATGAAATTATTTTGGCTTTCTCGACCGCAAGCTCGGAAGCCGTTCTACCGAAACTGATGCATAAAATGGAACAATTCGGATGCCCGAAAGCGATTGTATCCTTTGTCGTTCCTACCGGATATACGTTTAATTTGTGCGGCTCTGCACTGTATCAATCGCTAGCTACTCTATTTATTGTACAAATGTATGGTATCGATTTACCGATCTTGTCACAGATCAGCATAGTGGTGATATTAATGTTAACCTCCAAAGGGATGGCTGGTGTTTCCGGCGCTTCCCTGGTTGTTCTGCTAGCTACCGTAAATTCCGTAGGCCTTCCTGTTGAAGGTGTTGCGCTGATTGCTGGAATTGACCGTATTCTGGATATGGCGAGAACCGTTGTGAATGTGGTAGGTAATGCCTTAGCTACAGTCGTCATTTCCAAATGGGAAGGCCAGTTTGATCATGGAAAATCAGATCGTTTAAAATAA
- a CDS encoding diguanylate cyclase: MLRYMIANFALLTAFLFLFNHLFRRYLMEDHRTLRFKLLTGITHGCCALLLLLFSYQINETSFIDFRHIVVISSAYFGGLPASLVTALFFVLGRVTLVGTFTPSPASMTPLLSITLAAAGSGIIMQVVKCYKHRWLLSVLLSMTLITVVSLMRGITKDTYSYLALVGLGGLFAASLIAFFSTTNQLTKQLEQSERKYRSLHALQEAIFQSAVGTAIIAIDWQGQITHANKGTEKMLGYRADELIGKESPLIFHDPNEVEAYGKELSEKTGKPIHGLDVFFYSAAEYASEGREWSYIRKDGARITVLLTLSPLLLDGKTAGVIGLAKDISERKKMEEQLKQLSLLDGLTKIANRRFFDEMLKQEWQNAAQNNKGLSLIFLDIDHFKAYNDLYGHQAGDDCLRKVTAIAKKTINHPAATIARYGGEEFTIILPDTSAKRAAQLAESLRLAIENTAIHHNGARMKSVVTVSIGVATCYPDSNNVPEELIAKADEALYYAKGHGRNRIINYKELPKKAGTLGHDRYS, encoded by the coding sequence ATGTTAAGATATATGATTGCGAATTTCGCCTTGTTAACGGCGTTCCTTTTTCTCTTCAACCATTTATTCCGGCGCTACTTGATGGAAGACCATCGTACCTTGCGATTTAAGCTGCTGACAGGGATCACGCACGGCTGCTGTGCTCTTCTTCTTCTGTTGTTCAGTTATCAAATAAACGAGACATCCTTTATCGATTTCCGCCATATCGTTGTCATCAGTTCCGCTTATTTTGGGGGGCTGCCCGCTTCTTTAGTGACTGCCTTATTCTTTGTGTTGGGCCGGGTTACATTAGTGGGGACCTTTACACCTTCACCTGCCAGCATGACGCCATTATTATCGATTACATTAGCTGCCGCCGGCAGTGGGATCATTATGCAGGTTGTTAAATGTTATAAGCACCGCTGGTTGCTCTCGGTATTACTGAGTATGACGCTCATTACGGTCGTGTCGCTCATGAGGGGCATTACAAAGGATACCTATTCCTATTTAGCGCTTGTAGGTTTGGGCGGGCTTTTCGCAGCATCGTTAATTGCTTTCTTTTCTACAACGAATCAACTAACTAAACAATTGGAGCAGAGCGAGCGAAAATACCGTTCCCTACATGCACTTCAAGAAGCGATTTTTCAATCCGCAGTAGGTACGGCTATCATAGCCATCGATTGGCAGGGACAGATCACGCATGCCAATAAGGGTACAGAAAAAATGCTTGGCTACCGGGCCGACGAGTTGATTGGCAAGGAATCTCCTCTGATCTTTCATGACCCGAATGAAGTCGAGGCTTATGGGAAAGAACTATCCGAAAAAACAGGTAAACCCATCCATGGATTAGATGTGTTTTTTTACAGCGCGGCAGAATATGCATCCGAAGGACGAGAATGGTCATATATTCGGAAGGATGGTGCCCGAATAACGGTATTGCTGACATTGTCACCGCTTTTATTGGACGGGAAAACAGCTGGAGTCATTGGGCTTGCCAAGGATATTTCTGAAAGAAAGAAAATGGAAGAGCAATTGAAGCAGCTTTCCCTGTTGGATGGACTAACCAAAATTGCAAACCGCCGTTTTTTTGATGAAATGCTCAAGCAGGAATGGCAAAATGCAGCACAAAATAACAAAGGGTTGTCTCTCATTTTCCTTGATATTGATCATTTTAAAGCTTACAACGATCTATACGGGCACCAGGCCGGGGATGATTGCTTGCGCAAAGTAACGGCCATCGCCAAAAAGACCATTAATCATCCAGCGGCTACAATTGCCCGTTACGGAGGGGAAGAATTTACAATTATCCTGCCGGATACGAGTGCCAAACGAGCGGCGCAACTTGCCGAAAGTCTGAGATTAGCCATAGAAAATACCGCAATCCATCATAACGGAGCGCGCATGAAAAGTGTGGTCACGGTTAGTATTGGTGTCGCAACCTGCTATCCTGATAGCAACAATGTTCCAGAGGAACTGATCGCAAAAGCAGACGAAGCGCTTTACTACGCCAAGGGTCATGGACGCAATCGCATTATTAATTACAAAGAGCTGCCAAAGAAGGCTGGGACACTTGGGCATGATCGGTACTCCTGA
- a CDS encoding NAD-dependent malic enzyme has protein sequence MSVSSGASTYMIFRIQKEKGRPPLSDIAAIIEKTGGDIVGIDVISSDHTNTIHDIAVNVFDQAHSQLISESLQKLDGVKIIHVSDRTFLAHLGGKIEIASKISVKNRDDLSRVYTPGVAGICTAIAEQPSKAYSLTIKSNTIAIVTDGTAVLGLGDIGPLAAMPVMEGKAMLFKQFADVDAFPICLDMKDPDEMVRTIKAMAPAFGGINLEDISAPRCFEIEERLKQELDIPVFHDDQHGTAVALLAGLLNALKITGKQMSEIKVVVNGIGAAGIACSKMLLSAGVRNLIGVDRNGAIHQGAHYDNPYWTEFAQITNLNQEAGNLSEVIKNADVFIGVSAPNILKVDDVRSMAKDPIVFAMANPIPEIDPELAKPYVKILATGRSDIPNQINNVLCFPGIFRGALDCRASEINEAMKLAAAQAIASVITDDELSETYIIPSVFNQEVVRKVRDAVIEAAYRTGVAQKSMGDASYG, from the coding sequence ATGTCAGTATCAAGCGGAGCCAGCACTTATATGATATTTCGGATTCAAAAAGAAAAAGGACGCCCCCCCCTCAGCGATATCGCTGCAATAATTGAAAAAACGGGCGGAGATATTGTGGGGATTGATGTCATCTCGTCCGATCACACGAACACCATTCACGATATCGCTGTGAACGTATTCGATCAAGCACACAGCCAATTGATCAGCGAGTCGCTTCAGAAGCTAGATGGTGTCAAAATAATTCACGTGTCAGACCGGACTTTCCTTGCACATTTGGGCGGGAAGATTGAAATTGCCTCTAAGATATCGGTGAAGAACCGTGACGACTTGTCACGGGTGTATACCCCCGGTGTCGCAGGCATATGTACGGCGATTGCGGAACAACCCAGTAAAGCCTACTCGCTGACGATCAAAAGCAATACGATTGCGATCGTTACCGATGGAACGGCCGTTCTGGGGCTGGGAGATATCGGACCCTTGGCGGCTATGCCGGTGATGGAAGGCAAGGCTATGTTGTTCAAGCAATTCGCAGACGTAGACGCTTTTCCGATTTGCCTGGACATGAAAGACCCTGACGAAATGGTCCGAACCATTAAAGCAATGGCTCCGGCATTCGGTGGCATCAATCTGGAGGATATTTCGGCACCGCGTTGCTTCGAAATTGAAGAGCGTTTGAAACAGGAGCTAGATATCCCGGTATTTCACGATGACCAGCACGGAACAGCCGTTGCCCTGTTAGCGGGTCTGTTGAATGCACTCAAAATTACCGGCAAGCAAATGTCGGAGATTAAGGTCGTTGTCAACGGAATCGGAGCAGCGGGTATCGCTTGTTCGAAAATGTTACTGTCCGCTGGCGTGAGGAATTTAATCGGGGTGGACCGTAATGGCGCTATTCATCAGGGGGCACATTATGACAATCCTTATTGGACTGAGTTTGCTCAGATAACGAATCTGAACCAGGAAGCCGGCAACTTGTCCGAAGTCATTAAAAATGCGGATGTTTTTATTGGTGTATCGGCTCCCAACATTCTAAAAGTAGATGACGTTCGTTCTATGGCGAAGGACCCCATCGTCTTTGCCATGGCGAACCCGATTCCGGAGATTGACCCGGAGTTGGCCAAACCTTACGTTAAGATCCTCGCTACTGGGAGATCCGATATTCCTAATCAGATTAACAACGTGCTTTGCTTTCCGGGCATTTTCCGTGGTGCATTGGATTGCAGAGCGAGCGAAATCAACGAAGCCATGAAGCTTGCAGCCGCACAAGCAATCGCCTCCGTTATTACAGATGACGAACTGAGCGAAACGTATATTATTCCGAGCGTATTCAATCAGGAAGTGGTAAGAAAAGTTAGAGATGCCGTGATTGAAGCGGCCTATCGTACCGGGGTTGCACAGAAAAGCATGGGAGATGCAAGTTACGGATAA
- a CDS encoding aspartate/glutamate racemase family protein has protein sequence MIKTVGIMGGMGPLATVDLMNKIIRLTPAQNDQDHIHMIVDNYPQIPDRTLAIMGKGNDPLPFMKQSAKRLEDAGTDLIVIACNTAHYYLQNIQETVRTPIVNMPKETASFIGEAGIRRVSLLATDGTLKTLLYQNALREKGITVLEPDEITQAIVMEGIYSVKAGHIEKGKRLLVNACQTMIAKGTKAVVAACTEIPIVLSEVDGIKVIDPTYILAKKVVDVAYREHVL, from the coding sequence ATGATAAAGACCGTTGGAATTATGGGAGGTATGGGGCCGCTCGCAACAGTCGATTTGATGAACAAAATTATTCGACTAACCCCAGCCCAAAATGACCAGGATCATATTCATATGATCGTTGATAATTATCCTCAGATTCCGGATCGTACATTAGCCATAATGGGTAAAGGCAATGATCCACTCCCCTTTATGAAACAATCTGCCAAGAGATTGGAGGATGCCGGTACGGATTTGATTGTAATCGCTTGCAATACTGCGCATTATTATCTGCAAAACATTCAAGAAACGGTTAGGACTCCGATTGTTAATATGCCCAAAGAAACGGCAAGTTTCATAGGCGAGGCTGGCATAAGACGTGTCTCATTGTTAGCGACTGACGGTACATTGAAAACGTTGCTATATCAAAACGCTCTCCGTGAGAAAGGTATTACGGTGTTGGAGCCTGATGAGATCACACAAGCTATCGTAATGGAAGGTATTTATTCAGTAAAAGCGGGACATATCGAAAAAGGCAAGCGTTTATTGGTGAACGCATGTCAAACGATGATTGCCAAAGGAACGAAGGCTGTTGTTGCAGCTTGCACAGAGATTCCCATTGTTTTGAGTGAAGTAGACGGGATTAAAGTAATAGATCCAACTTATATTTTAGCCAAGAAGGTTGTAGACGTTGCCTACCGGGAGCATGTGTTGTAA
- a CDS encoding LysR family transcriptional regulator — MNIENIEAFVYAVHLGSFVKAAEALYLTQPSVTARIHSLERELNAELFHRSGKQISINEKGKSFLPYAQNILQSYQEAKLMLHQPILTVDKLKIGCATSIANFIIPEILPAFKTKFPNVNVNILTGHSNDILDKVLNNEVDFGMVRTVTHPQIESEIFRHDPIGLFVPINHPLLLNSQVTIEEVSEEPLIFFDYGSVDWLMIYGLFESKDLKPNVVLEVDSMEAAKNLVVNGMGISFLPEHCVKKELESGQLFRVPLVSSGRFDVKIDIIYTKGNHKPPYIEYFLKK; from the coding sequence TTGAATATAGAAAATATTGAGGCATTCGTCTATGCTGTTCATTTAGGGAGTTTTGTTAAAGCAGCTGAGGCACTTTATCTTACCCAGCCTTCTGTAACTGCCCGTATTCACTCCCTGGAACGTGAGCTTAATGCGGAATTATTTCATCGTTCTGGGAAGCAAATCTCAATAAATGAAAAGGGAAAGTCGTTTTTACCATATGCACAAAACATTTTACAATCTTATCAGGAAGCCAAATTAATGTTGCACCAACCGATACTTACGGTTGATAAATTGAAAATTGGATGTGCTACCTCTATCGCGAATTTCATTATCCCTGAAATTCTTCCTGCTTTTAAAACTAAATTCCCCAATGTGAACGTCAATATTCTAACCGGACATTCTAATGATATATTAGACAAGGTTCTTAACAACGAGGTAGATTTTGGAATGGTTCGAACAGTTACACATCCCCAAATTGAATCTGAGATATTTCGTCATGATCCAATCGGATTGTTTGTCCCTATCAACCATCCCCTATTGCTCAATAGTCAGGTAACAATTGAAGAAGTCAGTGAAGAACCGCTCATATTTTTTGATTATGGATCAGTAGACTGGCTTATGATTTACGGCTTGTTTGAATCCAAAGATCTAAAGCCCAATGTGGTTCTTGAAGTGGACAGTATGGAGGCTGCAAAAAATTTAGTGGTAAATGGGATGGGAATTAGCTTTTTACCGGAGCATTGTGTGAAGAAAGAACTGGAAAGCGGGCAGTTATTCCGTGTGCCATTAGTCTCATCCGGGAGATTCGATGTAAAAATTGATATTATCTACACAAAAGGAAACCATAAACCTCCATATATAGAGTATTTTCTGAAAAAATAG
- a CDS encoding carbohydrate ABC transporter permease has translation MKHKTIDAWTGRLFVLPSFLLILVFSIIPIVLTVLLSFTKYNMIQQPEWIGLRNYSYLLSDLFVAASVKNTLLFTLLVVPLQTVLALIIAEVLHAKFQGRFSRFVKGSLFVPVISSTILIGTVWSILLMTDGGKVNTLLVGLGIPKVNWLGTTQTALVSVALITVWKNIGYFLVLYYAGILNIPASLYEAASVDGASAWYRFWHITVPLLRPITVLVVTLGTIWAFQVFDLVYTMTGGGPGRSTVTLVLTIYRSAFKDLSMGYASAISVLFLCLIMVITMLQRLLFGRDKEAQL, from the coding sequence ATGAAACACAAAACGATAGATGCTTGGACAGGGCGGCTGTTCGTATTACCCAGTTTTTTGCTTATACTAGTGTTCTCTATCATTCCGATTGTGTTGACGGTACTGCTCAGCTTCACAAAGTACAATATGATTCAGCAACCGGAATGGATTGGTTTAAGAAATTACAGTTATCTATTATCGGATCTCTTTGTAGCGGCCTCCGTGAAAAATACGCTGTTATTCACCTTGCTTGTTGTTCCGCTGCAGACGGTGCTGGCGTTGATTATCGCCGAAGTTTTACATGCGAAATTTCAGGGGCGTTTTAGCAGATTTGTTAAAGGATCGTTGTTTGTCCCGGTCATTTCCTCAACAATTCTGATCGGCACAGTTTGGTCCATTTTGTTAATGACAGACGGAGGGAAGGTCAATACGCTGCTGGTCGGTTTGGGCATTCCCAAGGTGAACTGGCTGGGAACGACGCAAACGGCGCTTGTAAGTGTCGCTTTGATCACCGTGTGGAAAAATATCGGATATTTTCTGGTCCTATACTATGCAGGCATACTGAATATTCCGGCCAGCTTGTATGAAGCCGCAAGTGTAGACGGAGCGAGCGCGTGGTACCGATTTTGGCACATTACGGTACCACTGCTCCGGCCCATCACGGTTCTGGTTGTAACACTTGGGACGATCTGGGCATTTCAGGTGTTTGATCTGGTTTATACGATGACTGGTGGGGGACCCGGAAGATCAACGGTGACGCTGGTGCTGACGATTTACCGATCAGCCTTCAAGGATCTCAGTATGGGTTATGCAAGTGCGATCTCGGTGCTCTTTTTATGCCTTATCATGGTTATTACGATGCTGCAGCGTCTGTTGTTTGGTCGGGACAAGGAGGCACAGTTATGA
- a CDS encoding carbohydrate ABC transporter permease translates to MAAYGFAKKQFAGKRTLFFLYVVTLMVPSQATLIPQFMLIRELNMLNTYIGLVLPVINAFGVFLLRQFMTEVPDELLAAADIDGSGEIRKFFSIVLPLLRPAIVALTIFTFITTWNDFIWPLVITTDQGMRTLPLALSILKGNYTTNYGLVMAGSLLTFLPPFLLYQILQRQFIQGIALSGIKG, encoded by the coding sequence ATGGCCGCTTACGGGTTTGCCAAAAAGCAGTTTGCTGGCAAGCGGACGCTGTTTTTCCTATACGTTGTGACGTTGATGGTGCCTAGTCAGGCTACGCTGATTCCACAGTTTATGTTGATCAGGGAGCTGAATATGCTCAATACGTATATTGGGCTTGTTTTGCCCGTTATTAACGCTTTCGGCGTGTTCTTACTGCGGCAGTTTATGACAGAGGTGCCGGATGAACTGCTTGCGGCTGCGGACATTGATGGCTCTGGCGAAATACGTAAATTTTTCAGTATTGTATTGCCGTTGCTGCGGCCCGCCATTGTAGCGTTGACGATTTTTACGTTTATTACAACATGGAATGACTTTATTTGGCCACTTGTCATTACTACTGATCAGGGGATGCGGACACTGCCACTTGCGCTGTCTATTCTAAAGGGCAATTACACAACCAACTATGGATTGGTCATGGCTGGCTCACTGCTGACTTTTTTGCCGCCGTTCCTGCTTTATCAGATACTACAGAGGCAATTTATTCAAGGAATCGCATTAAGCGGCATCAAAGGATAG
- a CDS encoding extracellular solute-binding protein, whose product MAFSASGLSRVNSVPAATSLTTQDLKSLLPEGKAAMAIMGTSLSADLDKAGINWDYTTSLTEKQGGTFAAADSLVMLRTAKNKELASELIKF is encoded by the coding sequence ATGGCTTTTAGCGCTTCAGGACTGTCCAGGGTCAATTCGGTGCCTGCGGCCACCTCACTCACGACACAGGATCTCAAATCATTATTGCCTGAAGGCAAGGCGGCAATGGCTATTATGGGAACGAGCTTAAGCGCGGATCTCGATAAAGCAGGAATAAACTGGGATTATACAACATCGTTAACAGAAAAGCAGGGCGGGACCTTCGCGGCGGCCGACTCACTGGTCATGCTGCGCACAGCCAAAAATAAGGAACTTGCATCAGAACTGATCAAGTTTTAG
- a CDS encoding DUF4091 domain-containing protein has product MTVSFNPQYFDVRQISSLEKVFPVNKPLELAEVHELSLLKNESISYQLAYRYTRPYHMSQMEATVQLPKNPLVKVEVLSPISDLVNVRQVKCVPSMYPAYAEADDHYLTTEAGLFPDVLEPFDGMLQFIPYQWRSLWIEVTVPKAAKAGKYPVIIQFTATGGTVVNRQRMTIHIMEGVLPEQQLLHTEWFHGDCLADYYGVEVFGEEHWRILGNFIQTAAKRGINVLLTPLFTPPLDTFIGNERTTIQLVDVSYDVNGYRLGFDKLDKWVQISQAVGITHFEMAHLFSQWGAKYAPKIIVGVGGVPEQRFGWRTPANDPEFRSFLAAFLPALTERLHQLGIAERSLFHISDEPVAGNLYTYLEAKHFVAPYLEGFPIIDAISDVEFYRRGIIDQPVAGSDTIHNFIDEGASNLWVYYCCGQNLHVSNRFLAMPSSRNRILGVQMYKYRIKGFLHWGFNFYNSQYSLKKLNPYVDTAALDTFPSGDSFLVYPSEDGTALESLRLVVLQDALTDLRALQYLESLSNREFVLSLIEEDLQQELTFSCYPRSADYLLHLRNKINEQIEQRLWEK; this is encoded by the coding sequence ATGACTGTTTCGTTTAATCCACAGTATTTTGATGTACGTCAAATCAGTTCGCTCGAAAAGGTTTTTCCGGTTAACAAGCCACTGGAACTGGCCGAAGTGCACGAGCTGAGTTTGCTGAAAAATGAATCGATATCCTACCAGTTGGCTTACCGTTATACGCGCCCGTATCATATGAGCCAGATGGAAGCGACGGTTCAATTGCCCAAAAATCCGCTGGTCAAGGTGGAGGTACTGTCGCCAATCAGTGATCTAGTGAACGTGCGCCAAGTCAAATGCGTTCCGTCCATGTACCCAGCCTATGCTGAAGCGGATGATCATTATTTGACGACCGAAGCTGGGCTGTTCCCCGATGTGCTTGAGCCTTTTGACGGAATGCTTCAGTTCATTCCGTATCAGTGGAGGAGTCTGTGGATTGAGGTGACGGTTCCAAAGGCTGCAAAGGCGGGGAAATATCCGGTTATAATTCAGTTTACAGCTACGGGCGGTACAGTAGTAAACCGTCAACGGATGACCATCCATATTATGGAGGGGGTACTACCGGAGCAGCAGTTGCTCCATACCGAGTGGTTTCATGGGGATTGTCTGGCAGATTACTACGGTGTTGAGGTGTTTGGCGAAGAACACTGGCGCATTCTCGGCAACTTTATTCAAACGGCGGCCAAACGGGGGATCAATGTGCTGCTGACCCCGCTATTTACGCCTCCATTGGATACGTTTATAGGCAATGAACGTACCACGATACAGCTTGTGGACGTTTCATATGATGTGAACGGCTACCGACTTGGCTTTGATAAGCTGGACAAATGGGTGCAGATATCCCAAGCGGTGGGCATTACCCATTTTGAAATGGCGCATTTGTTCAGTCAATGGGGAGCAAAATACGCTCCTAAGATCATCGTTGGGGTTGGTGGTGTTCCCGAGCAGCGCTTCGGCTGGCGTACACCAGCAAATGATCCAGAGTTCCGCAGCTTTCTGGCGGCGTTTTTGCCGGCGCTTACGGAGCGACTGCACCAGCTAGGCATTGCTGAACGTTCATTGTTTCATATCTCGGATGAGCCGGTGGCTGGCAACCTGTACACCTATCTGGAGGCCAAACACTTCGTTGCTCCTTATCTTGAAGGCTTTCCAATTATAGATGCTATCAGCGATGTGGAATTTTATCGTCGGGGGATTATTGACCAGCCGGTGGCAGGAAGCGATACGATCCACAACTTTATTGATGAAGGTGCCTCCAATTTATGGGTATATTACTGCTGCGGTCAAAACCTGCATGTCAGTAATCGATTTTTGGCCATGCCCTCCTCACGCAACCGTATTTTGGGCGTTCAAATGTACAAATACCGGATCAAGGGATTTTTGCATTGGGGATTCAATTTCTATAATTCCCAGTATTCTCTGAAAAAGCTGAACCCGTATGTGGATACGGCTGCCCTCGATACTTTTCCTTCTGGAGACAGTTTTCTGGTATATCCCTCTGAGGATGGTACTGCGCTCGAATCTTTAAGGCTTGTGGTGCTGCAGGATGCACTGACGGATTTGCGTGCACTGCAGTATTTGGAGAGCCTGAGCAACAGGGAATTCGTGCTGTCGCTGATTGAGGAGGATCTGCAGCAAGAACTGACTTTTTCCTGTTATCCACGGTCTGCGGATTATCTGTTGCATTTACGCAACAAAATTAATGAACAGATCGAGCAACGGCTTTGGGAAAAGTAA
- the aspA gene encoding aspartate ammonia-lyase, with product MNEYRKEKDFLGEKEVPSQAYYGIQTARALENFPITGYRIHESLIRAMATVKKAAALANIEIGQLNPHIGNAIVLAAQEIMDGKWHDQFIVDPIQGGAGTSINMNTNEVIANRAIELLGGTKGDYFKVSPNTHVNMAQSTNDAFPTAIHIATLSLIDKLIVTMKEMLAAFQTKAVQFDGIIKMGRTHLQDGVPIRLGQEFEAYSRVLERDIKRISQTRGHLYEVNMGATAVGTGLNADPRYIKRVVEYLAELSELPLCNATHLVDGTQNTDAYTEVSAALKVCMINMSKIANDLRLLASGPRTGLGELSLPARQPGSSIMPGKVNPVMAEVVNQVAFQVIGNDHTICLASEAGQLELNVMEPVLVFNLLQSLSMMNQVFNVFRVYCLEEIEANVERCKEYVEKSVGVITALNPHLGYETVARIAREAILTGRPVRELCLLYNVLTEEELEIILNPYEMTNPGIAGAELLEKN from the coding sequence ATGAATGAATATCGTAAAGAAAAAGATTTTCTTGGAGAAAAAGAAGTTCCATCTCAAGCCTACTACGGTATACAAACTGCTCGAGCATTAGAAAATTTTCCGATCACAGGCTATCGTATCCATGAATCGTTAATTCGTGCTATGGCTACGGTTAAAAAGGCGGCAGCGTTGGCTAATATAGAGATTGGGCAATTGAATCCACATATCGGGAATGCGATCGTATTGGCAGCACAAGAGATCATGGACGGTAAATGGCATGACCAATTTATAGTTGATCCTATTCAAGGCGGAGCAGGCACATCCATCAACATGAATACCAATGAGGTTATCGCCAACCGGGCGATCGAGCTGCTGGGGGGAACCAAGGGGGATTATTTCAAAGTGAGCCCCAACACACATGTGAATATGGCCCAATCAACCAACGATGCTTTTCCCACGGCGATTCATATTGCAACACTTTCTTTGATTGATAAGCTGATCGTCACGATGAAGGAAATGCTCGCAGCATTTCAGACTAAAGCCGTACAGTTCGACGGGATTATCAAAATGGGTCGTACTCATCTGCAAGATGGCGTGCCGATCCGTCTCGGACAGGAGTTTGAGGCCTACAGCAGAGTGCTGGAACGTGATATCAAGAGGATCAGCCAGACTCGCGGCCATTTGTACGAAGTTAACATGGGTGCAACAGCCGTCGGTACGGGGTTAAATGCCGATCCCCGATACATTAAACGGGTCGTTGAATATCTTGCCGAGCTCAGCGAATTGCCGCTTTGCAATGCCACGCATCTGGTGGACGGGACGCAAAATACGGATGCTTACACCGAGGTGTCCGCCGCTTTAAAAGTGTGCATGATCAACATGTCAAAAATTGCCAATGATCTGCGTTTGCTTGCCTCCGGGCCTCGCACCGGGCTAGGGGAATTGAGCTTGCCGGCACGCCAACCTGGTTCGTCCATTATGCCGGGCAAGGTCAATCCGGTTATGGCGGAGGTAGTGAATCAGGTGGCGTTTCAGGTCATCGGCAATGACCATACGATTTGTCTGGCCTCCGAAGCGGGGCAGCTTGAACTAAATGTGATGGAGCCTGTGCTCGTGTTCAATTTGCTGCAATCGCTCAGCATGATGAATCAGGTGTTCAACGTATTCCGCGTGTATTGTTTGGAGGAAATCGAAGCAAACGTAGAGCGCTGTAAAGAGTATGTGGAGAAAAGTGTAGGGGTTATAACGGCGCTCAACCCGCACTTAGGCTATGAGACAGTAGCGAGAATTGCGCGTGAGGCGATTTTAACGGGGCGTCCGGTACGCGAGCTGTGCCTTCTTTATAACGTTTTGACAGAAGAGGAGCTTGAGATCATTCTTAACCCATATGAGATGACCAATCCAGGTATCGCAGGAGCAGAATTATTGGAAAAGAATTAA